In Penaeus vannamei isolate JL-2024 chromosome 14, ASM4276789v1, whole genome shotgun sequence, one DNA window encodes the following:
- the LOC113817926 gene encoding major facilitator superfamily domain-containing protein 8 isoform X3, whose translation MLPEEQAGVLETPGERRARRHSHWIIYITAFVMSIGFSIVLTGVWPYLQRLDASVSKEFLGWAIAANPLGQMVASPLLGLWGNKAGSNRGAFLTTILLFITGNILYAILSLFGTAAKGVMIFSRFLVGISSANIAIIRSYIASSTTLKERTTAVALTSAAQGLGFIIGPAIQAALAVAFSHEKINENKTSSALEIPEDEIDGANLGIEWNMYTATGWVATFLGALNFFLFLPCIFREYPIAAKEAQLTRHAASEDKKLPKPDYIALVGVLISFFIILFIYVLIETLLVPMCIDLYAWTDEQAITVVGIGLSIAGALSVIMFTLTSVLTRKFDERKVFIFVGLVPLTVAMLIHFPMGNTYPKMQNCTSHESASEFGSFTTVLPNLNFTGFNSSLSRHRRHAVRDDTCTDLGCPQEQEWCLYTPIVEMPQMVVADTAAVIGYPVAFTLSSSFFSKILGPKPQGVWMGILTSTGSFSRVTGPIFVSYMYTALGTRWTFGILFVVISLTLIIISSLYKRLVPMKLVST comes from the exons ATGTTACCCGAGGAGCAAGCAGGAGTTCTCGAAACACCGGGTGAAAGGAGAGCTAGACGTCACTCACACTGGATCATCTATATTACTGCATTCGTCATGTCTATTGGATTTTCCATCGTGTTAACGGGAGTATGGCCGTACCTGCAGCGG TTAGATGCAAGCGTGTCCAAAGAGTTTTTAGGTTGGGCAATTGCTGCAAATCCACTTGGCCAGATGGTTGCATCACCTCTCTTGGGACTATGGGGAAATAAAGCAGGATCCAACAg AGGAGCATTTCTGACAACAATTCTACTCTTCATCACTGGAAACATCCTCTATGCCATCCTTAGCTTGTTCGGTACAGCAGCCAAAGGGGTCATGATTTTCTCACGATTCCTTGTAGGGATTAGTTCAG ctaatattgctatcatcagaTCATACATAGCTTCATCTACAACTTTAAAGGAAAGAACTACAGCTGTTGCACTAACATCTGCTGCACAAGGCCTCGGTTTTATTATTGGCCCAG ctaTTCAGGCAGCATTAGCAGTGGCTTTCTCACacgagaaaataaatgagaataagacGTCGTCGGCGCTTGAGATTCCGGAAGATGAGATAGACGGAGCCAACCTTGGAATCGAGTGGAATATGTACACAGCTACTGGTTGGGTTGCGACCTTCCTTGGAGCTttgaatttctttctcttcctgccgtGCATCTTCAGA gAATATCCAATAGCAGCTAAAGAAGCTCAGCTCACAAGGCATGCTGCCAGCGAAGATAAAAAATTACCAAAGCCTGATTATATAGCACTGGTTGGTGTACTGATTTCattcttcatcatccttttcatataTGTCTTGATAGAAACATTGCTTGTTCCTATGTGCATTGACCTCTATGCCTGGACTGATGAACAAGCTATAACAGTTGTAGGAATTGGTTTAAGTATAGCGGGAGCTTTGTCAGTCATAATGTTTACCTTGACAAGTGTCTTAACTAGGAAATTTGATGAACGCAAAGTTTTTATTTTCGTTGGATTAGTTCCACTAACAGTAGCTATGTTGATTCATTTCCCAATGGGAAATACCTATCCAAAAATGCAGAATTGTACTTCACATGAAAGTGCAAGTGAGTTCGGAAGCTTTACCACAGTATTACCAAACTTGAATTTTACTGGATTCAATAGTTCATTATCTAGACACAGGCGTCATGCTGTAAGAGATGACACTTGCACTGATCTTGGCTGCCCTCAAGAGCAGGAATGGTGCCTTTACACACCTATTGTAGAAATGCCTCAGATGGTTGTGGCAGACACAGCAGCTGTTATAGGGTATCCAGTTGCATTTACGCTCTCTAGTTCCTTCTTCTCAAAAATTTTAGGTCCAAAGCCACAAGGTGTGTGGATGGGTATTCTAACAAGTACTGGAAGTTTTAGTCGTGTCACTGGTCCAATTTTTGTGTCTTACATGTACACTGCATTAGGTACAAGGTGGACATTTGGTATTCTTTTTGTAGTAATATCTCTTACACTTATTATCATATCTTCATTGTACAAAAGACTTGTTCCTATGAAGTTGGTATCAACTTAA
- the LOC113817926 gene encoding major facilitator superfamily domain-containing protein 8 isoform X1 — MPAQVAAAEEIGENSDALFRPSRDSPVVSTSENRDGEISQMLPEEQAGVLETPGERRARRHSHWIIYITAFVMSIGFSIVLTGVWPYLQRLDASVSKEFLGWAIAANPLGQMVASPLLGLWGNKAGSNRGAFLTTILLFITGNILYAILSLFGTAAKGVMIFSRFLVGISSANIAIIRSYIASSTTLKERTTAVALTSAAQGLGFIIGPAIQAALAVAFSHEKINENKTSSALEIPEDEIDGANLGIEWNMYTATGWVATFLGALNFFLFLPCIFREYPIAAKEAQLTRHAASEDKKLPKPDYIALVGVLISFFIILFIYVLIETLLVPMCIDLYAWTDEQAITVVGIGLSIAGALSVIMFTLTSVLTRKFDERKVFIFVGLVPLTVAMLIHFPMGNTYPKMQNCTSHESASEFGSFTTVLPNLNFTGFNSSLSRHRRHAVRDDTCTDLGCPQEQEWCLYTPIVEMPQMVVADTAAVIGYPVAFTLSSSFFSKILGPKPQGVWMGILTSTGSFSRVTGPIFVSYMYTALGTRWTFGILFVVISLTLIIISSLYKRLVPMKLVST; from the exons ATGCCAGCACAGGTAGCAGCAGCCGAAGAAATTGGCGAGAATTCGGATGCCCTTTTCAGACCATCACGAGACTCGCCCGTCGTCAGTACCTCGGAAAATAG AGATGGCGAAATATCTCAGATGTTACCCGAGGAGCAAGCAGGAGTTCTCGAAACACCGGGTGAAAGGAGAGCTAGACGTCACTCACACTGGATCATCTATATTACTGCATTCGTCATGTCTATTGGATTTTCCATCGTGTTAACGGGAGTATGGCCGTACCTGCAGCGG TTAGATGCAAGCGTGTCCAAAGAGTTTTTAGGTTGGGCAATTGCTGCAAATCCACTTGGCCAGATGGTTGCATCACCTCTCTTGGGACTATGGGGAAATAAAGCAGGATCCAACAg AGGAGCATTTCTGACAACAATTCTACTCTTCATCACTGGAAACATCCTCTATGCCATCCTTAGCTTGTTCGGTACAGCAGCCAAAGGGGTCATGATTTTCTCACGATTCCTTGTAGGGATTAGTTCAG ctaatattgctatcatcagaTCATACATAGCTTCATCTACAACTTTAAAGGAAAGAACTACAGCTGTTGCACTAACATCTGCTGCACAAGGCCTCGGTTTTATTATTGGCCCAG ctaTTCAGGCAGCATTAGCAGTGGCTTTCTCACacgagaaaataaatgagaataagacGTCGTCGGCGCTTGAGATTCCGGAAGATGAGATAGACGGAGCCAACCTTGGAATCGAGTGGAATATGTACACAGCTACTGGTTGGGTTGCGACCTTCCTTGGAGCTttgaatttctttctcttcctgccgtGCATCTTCAGA gAATATCCAATAGCAGCTAAAGAAGCTCAGCTCACAAGGCATGCTGCCAGCGAAGATAAAAAATTACCAAAGCCTGATTATATAGCACTGGTTGGTGTACTGATTTCattcttcatcatccttttcatataTGTCTTGATAGAAACATTGCTTGTTCCTATGTGCATTGACCTCTATGCCTGGACTGATGAACAAGCTATAACAGTTGTAGGAATTGGTTTAAGTATAGCGGGAGCTTTGTCAGTCATAATGTTTACCTTGACAAGTGTCTTAACTAGGAAATTTGATGAACGCAAAGTTTTTATTTTCGTTGGATTAGTTCCACTAACAGTAGCTATGTTGATTCATTTCCCAATGGGAAATACCTATCCAAAAATGCAGAATTGTACTTCACATGAAAGTGCAAGTGAGTTCGGAAGCTTTACCACAGTATTACCAAACTTGAATTTTACTGGATTCAATAGTTCATTATCTAGACACAGGCGTCATGCTGTAAGAGATGACACTTGCACTGATCTTGGCTGCCCTCAAGAGCAGGAATGGTGCCTTTACACACCTATTGTAGAAATGCCTCAGATGGTTGTGGCAGACACAGCAGCTGTTATAGGGTATCCAGTTGCATTTACGCTCTCTAGTTCCTTCTTCTCAAAAATTTTAGGTCCAAAGCCACAAGGTGTGTGGATGGGTATTCTAACAAGTACTGGAAGTTTTAGTCGTGTCACTGGTCCAATTTTTGTGTCTTACATGTACACTGCATTAGGTACAAGGTGGACATTTGGTATTCTTTTTGTAGTAATATCTCTTACACTTATTATCATATCTTCATTGTACAAAAGACTTGTTCCTATGAAGTTGGTATCAACTTAA
- the LOC113817926 gene encoding major facilitator superfamily domain-containing protein 8 isoform X2 codes for MPAQVAAAEEIGENSDALFRPSRDSPVVSTSENRDGEISQMLPEEQAGVLETPGERRARRHSHWIIYITAFVMSIGFSIVLTGVWPYLQRLDASVSKEFLGWAIAANPLGQMVASPLLGLWGNKAGSNRGAFLTTILLFITGNILYAILSLFGTAAKGVMIFSRFLVGISSAIQAALAVAFSHEKINENKTSSALEIPEDEIDGANLGIEWNMYTATGWVATFLGALNFFLFLPCIFREYPIAAKEAQLTRHAASEDKKLPKPDYIALVGVLISFFIILFIYVLIETLLVPMCIDLYAWTDEQAITVVGIGLSIAGALSVIMFTLTSVLTRKFDERKVFIFVGLVPLTVAMLIHFPMGNTYPKMQNCTSHESASEFGSFTTVLPNLNFTGFNSSLSRHRRHAVRDDTCTDLGCPQEQEWCLYTPIVEMPQMVVADTAAVIGYPVAFTLSSSFFSKILGPKPQGVWMGILTSTGSFSRVTGPIFVSYMYTALGTRWTFGILFVVISLTLIIISSLYKRLVPMKLVST; via the exons ATGCCAGCACAGGTAGCAGCAGCCGAAGAAATTGGCGAGAATTCGGATGCCCTTTTCAGACCATCACGAGACTCGCCCGTCGTCAGTACCTCGGAAAATAG AGATGGCGAAATATCTCAGATGTTACCCGAGGAGCAAGCAGGAGTTCTCGAAACACCGGGTGAAAGGAGAGCTAGACGTCACTCACACTGGATCATCTATATTACTGCATTCGTCATGTCTATTGGATTTTCCATCGTGTTAACGGGAGTATGGCCGTACCTGCAGCGG TTAGATGCAAGCGTGTCCAAAGAGTTTTTAGGTTGGGCAATTGCTGCAAATCCACTTGGCCAGATGGTTGCATCACCTCTCTTGGGACTATGGGGAAATAAAGCAGGATCCAACAg AGGAGCATTTCTGACAACAATTCTACTCTTCATCACTGGAAACATCCTCTATGCCATCCTTAGCTTGTTCGGTACAGCAGCCAAAGGGGTCATGATTTTCTCACGATTCCTTGTAGGGATTAGTTCAG ctaTTCAGGCAGCATTAGCAGTGGCTTTCTCACacgagaaaataaatgagaataagacGTCGTCGGCGCTTGAGATTCCGGAAGATGAGATAGACGGAGCCAACCTTGGAATCGAGTGGAATATGTACACAGCTACTGGTTGGGTTGCGACCTTCCTTGGAGCTttgaatttctttctcttcctgccgtGCATCTTCAGA gAATATCCAATAGCAGCTAAAGAAGCTCAGCTCACAAGGCATGCTGCCAGCGAAGATAAAAAATTACCAAAGCCTGATTATATAGCACTGGTTGGTGTACTGATTTCattcttcatcatccttttcatataTGTCTTGATAGAAACATTGCTTGTTCCTATGTGCATTGACCTCTATGCCTGGACTGATGAACAAGCTATAACAGTTGTAGGAATTGGTTTAAGTATAGCGGGAGCTTTGTCAGTCATAATGTTTACCTTGACAAGTGTCTTAACTAGGAAATTTGATGAACGCAAAGTTTTTATTTTCGTTGGATTAGTTCCACTAACAGTAGCTATGTTGATTCATTTCCCAATGGGAAATACCTATCCAAAAATGCAGAATTGTACTTCACATGAAAGTGCAAGTGAGTTCGGAAGCTTTACCACAGTATTACCAAACTTGAATTTTACTGGATTCAATAGTTCATTATCTAGACACAGGCGTCATGCTGTAAGAGATGACACTTGCACTGATCTTGGCTGCCCTCAAGAGCAGGAATGGTGCCTTTACACACCTATTGTAGAAATGCCTCAGATGGTTGTGGCAGACACAGCAGCTGTTATAGGGTATCCAGTTGCATTTACGCTCTCTAGTTCCTTCTTCTCAAAAATTTTAGGTCCAAAGCCACAAGGTGTGTGGATGGGTATTCTAACAAGTACTGGAAGTTTTAGTCGTGTCACTGGTCCAATTTTTGTGTCTTACATGTACACTGCATTAGGTACAAGGTGGACATTTGGTATTCTTTTTGTAGTAATATCTCTTACACTTATTATCATATCTTCATTGTACAAAAGACTTGTTCCTATGAAGTTGGTATCAACTTAA